The proteins below come from a single Pandoraea apista genomic window:
- a CDS encoding ABC transporter ATP-binding protein — MTTLLDVEHLTLDLPPNADRPHALRDVSFSLARGEILCMVGESGSGKSMTASALLGLLPPGVHASAGRIAWEGEGNLLALPEAERRRWRGARIGMIFQEPMTALNPLRTIGDQIAEVYRTHTRLSGSAIRARMLAWLDAVHIPSPIETARRYPHELSGGQRQRAMIAMALALEPELLIADEPTTALDVTTQAQILTLIRELQQRKGTGVLFITHDFGVVAEIADRVAVMRHGEIVEQGPAHTLLTRPSHEYTRALIAAVPALPSSTGPVSPISTKRDDGTPPVLRVEQVHKTYAKHRWLGKTRQTEAAALRNVSLDVGNGKTLGIVGESGSGKSTLARSILRLMTPDGGRILYRDTDLASRSLNAHARRTALDIQMVFQDPFSSLNPRRRVGDIVTQGPIARGEPPRQAHDHALELFELVGLSADALERFPHEFSGGQRQRIGLARALAMRPKVLVADEPVSALDVSVQAQVLRLLARLKSELGLSMIFITHDLRIAAQLCDSLAVMKSGSVVEYGDTAAIFRAPSHPYTRALLDAIPGRSRDEHAHGRARSAA, encoded by the coding sequence AAGTCGATGACCGCCAGTGCCCTGCTCGGCCTGCTGCCTCCCGGCGTGCATGCCAGCGCCGGGCGCATTGCATGGGAAGGCGAGGGCAATCTGCTGGCGCTGCCCGAGGCCGAGCGCCGCCGCTGGCGCGGTGCGCGCATCGGCATGATTTTTCAGGAGCCGATGACCGCGCTCAATCCGCTTCGCACCATCGGCGATCAGATCGCAGAGGTGTATCGCACCCACACTCGTCTGTCGGGGAGCGCCATTCGCGCCCGCATGCTGGCGTGGCTCGACGCCGTGCACATCCCGTCGCCCATCGAGACCGCAAGGCGCTATCCGCATGAACTCTCCGGCGGCCAACGTCAGCGCGCCATGATCGCAATGGCCCTCGCACTGGAACCCGAACTGCTGATTGCCGACGAGCCGACCACCGCGCTCGACGTCACCACGCAGGCGCAGATTCTCACGCTCATTCGCGAGCTTCAGCAACGCAAAGGCACGGGCGTACTCTTCATCACGCACGACTTCGGTGTGGTGGCAGAGATCGCGGATCGTGTTGCGGTCATGCGGCACGGCGAGATTGTCGAGCAAGGTCCGGCGCACACGCTTCTCACGCGGCCGTCGCACGAGTACACGCGCGCGCTGATTGCGGCGGTGCCCGCGTTGCCGTCGTCGACGGGGCCAGTGAGCCCGATATCGACGAAACGCGACGATGGCACGCCGCCCGTGCTGCGCGTCGAGCAAGTACACAAGACGTATGCGAAGCATCGTTGGCTCGGCAAGACGCGACAGACAGAGGCTGCGGCGCTGCGCAATGTCAGTCTCGATGTCGGCAACGGCAAGACGCTGGGGATCGTGGGGGAAAGCGGTTCGGGCAAATCGACGCTGGCGCGCTCGATCCTTCGACTGATGACGCCGGATGGCGGCCGTATCCTCTATCGGGACACCGATCTGGCGTCGCGTTCGCTGAACGCGCACGCGCGCCGCACCGCGCTCGATATTCAGATGGTGTTTCAAGACCCGTTCAGCTCGCTCAACCCGCGCCGCCGGGTCGGCGACATCGTCACGCAGGGACCGATTGCGCGCGGCGAACCGCCGCGTCAGGCGCATGACCACGCCCTCGAACTGTTCGAACTCGTTGGCCTGAGCGCCGACGCCCTCGAGCGTTTTCCGCACGAATTCTCCGGCGGCCAGCGCCAGCGCATCGGCCTGGCGCGCGCGTTGGCGATGCGGCCGAAAGTGCTGGTGGCGGATGAGCCCGTCTCTGCACTCGACGTCTCGGTTCAGGCGCAGGTGCTGCGACTGCTCGCTCGTCTGAAATCGGAGTTGGGGCTGTCGATGATCTTCATCACGCACGATCTGCGCATCGCGGCGCAATTGTGCGACTCGCTGGCCGTGATGAAGTCGGGCAGCGTGGTCGAGTACGGCGACACCGCCGCGATCTTCCGTGCACCGTCGCACCCCTATACGCGCGCCTTGCTCGATGCCATTCCGGGTCGCAGCCGGGACGAGCATGCACACG